Proteins encoded in a region of the Gaiellales bacterium genome:
- a CDS encoding Rieske 2Fe-2S domain-containing protein: protein MSWRRRIAAALAGLAVRGEAEREAAAAEREAEPPGETVLERRVPSTRRRELAVALLLLAAAVPFAVFVVVYALGWSTQAFGVTLGAGLALLAAAAVVAARLVVVQEVISEPRPPIAHEGVGERVQGGIAQAGEGIDRRRLLGLAATTAVAGLGAAAVAPLLSPAEGVHGGTGSSPWRAGTQLVDEHGIPIRPEDVEVGSFVTAFPKGSDRRELGSPVVVCAVNPREIRPPKGREGWDVNGIQAFSKICTHAGCAVAMLRYPLYAPSEPGPALVCPCHYSTFDVLRGAAVEFGPAGRPLPQLPLRLGPDGSLEAAGGMSGPVGPSWWGVARA, encoded by the coding sequence GTGAGCTGGAGGCGCCGGATTGCCGCTGCGCTGGCCGGTCTGGCCGTCCGCGGCGAGGCGGAACGGGAAGCGGCCGCCGCAGAGCGGGAGGCGGAGCCGCCCGGCGAGACGGTGCTCGAACGGCGCGTGCCGTCCACGCGGCGACGGGAGCTGGCGGTGGCGCTGCTTCTGCTCGCCGCTGCGGTCCCGTTCGCAGTTTTCGTGGTCGTCTACGCGCTCGGGTGGTCGACGCAGGCCTTCGGCGTCACGCTCGGAGCCGGCCTCGCGCTGCTGGCCGCCGCGGCAGTGGTCGCGGCGAGGCTGGTGGTGGTCCAGGAGGTGATCTCCGAGCCTCGCCCGCCGATCGCCCATGAGGGCGTGGGGGAGCGCGTGCAGGGGGGCATCGCGCAGGCCGGCGAGGGGATCGACCGGCGCCGTCTGCTCGGGCTCGCAGCCACCACCGCCGTCGCCGGCCTCGGCGCAGCCGCCGTCGCGCCGCTGCTCTCGCCGGCGGAAGGCGTGCACGGCGGAACCGGCTCCTCGCCGTGGCGTGCCGGGACGCAGCTCGTCGACGAGCACGGGATCCCGATCCGGCCCGAGGACGTCGAGGTCGGCTCGTTCGTGACGGCGTTCCCGAAAGGCTCCGACCGGCGGGAGCTCGGGTCGCCGGTCGTCGTGTGCGCCGTCAATCCGCGTGAGATCCGTCCGCCGAAGGGGCGAGAGGGCTGGGACGTGAACGGCATCCAGGCCTTCTCCAAGATCTGCACCCACGCGGGGTGCGCGGTCGCGATGCTGCGCTATCCGCTCTACGCGCCGAGCGAGCCGGGCCCGGCGCTGGTGTGCCCGTGCCACTACTCCACGTTCGACGTCCTGCGAGGCGCCGCGGTCGAGTTCGGCCCCGCCGGCCGGCCGCTCCCACAGCTGCCGCTGCGGCTGGGGCCGGACGGGTCGCTCGAGGCCGCGGGAGGGATGTCGGGGCCGGTCGGCCCGTCCTGGTGGGGGGTGGCCCGCGCGTGA
- a CDS encoding c-type cytochrome, which produces MRDRVARIVGMALVVLAGALVVGLAWVDTPPRAGTLVSRTSDVALGRRLFVNGCASCHGMSATGVQGRGPSLVGVGAQAADFYLSTGRMPLTAPGLPPRRAHPAYPPGQIRALVSYIASLGGPPVPHADPVAGSLSHGRTVFADACAGCHQITGTGGVVPGASVPPLDSATPTQIAEAIRIGPYLMPRFSESQLDQHDIDSIARYVVEVRTNPRDAGGWSLGHLGPIPEGMVAWFLGIGGLLVVARLIGERST; this is translated from the coding sequence GTGCGTGACCGGGTGGCCCGGATCGTGGGCATGGCGCTGGTCGTGCTTGCGGGCGCGCTCGTCGTCGGCCTGGCGTGGGTCGACACTCCGCCCCGGGCCGGCACGCTGGTGTCCCGGACCAGCGACGTCGCGCTCGGTCGCCGGCTGTTCGTCAACGGCTGCGCGAGCTGCCACGGCATGTCCGCCACCGGGGTGCAGGGCCGCGGCCCCTCGCTGGTCGGCGTCGGAGCGCAGGCTGCCGATTTCTATCTGTCCACGGGGCGGATGCCGCTGACGGCGCCAGGGCTCCCGCCGAGACGCGCGCATCCGGCGTATCCACCCGGGCAGATCCGCGCGCTGGTGAGCTACATCGCGTCGCTCGGCGGCCCACCGGTGCCGCATGCCGACCCGGTCGCCGGGTCGCTCTCGCATGGCCGTACGGTGTTCGCCGACGCGTGCGCCGGCTGCCATCAGATCACAGGGACGGGTGGCGTCGTCCCGGGTGCCTCGGTGCCGCCGCTCGACAGCGCGACGCCGACGCAGATCGCCGAGGCGATCCGGATCGGGCCGTACCTGATGCCGCGGTTCAGCGAGAGCCAGCTCGACCAGCACGACATCGACTCGATCGCGCGGTACGTGGTTGAGGTGCGCACGAACCCCAGGGATGCCGGCGGCTGGTCGCTCGGGCATCTCGGGCCGATCCCCGAGGGCATGGTCGCGTGGTTTCTTGGCATCGGCGGGCTGCTCGTCGTTGCCCGGCTGATCGGGGAGCGCAGCACGTGA
- a CDS encoding cytochrome c oxidase assembly protein, whose protein sequence is MRLRATSMVAGLLVLAVATVPPERIDATRPLAVHMAELVAVVYLAAPLLAWPAPFAAGRWTVAGLALAWATLTGAQVMIHAPALLHLELRHGLLHGITQACLLLLAVTCWSGVVAWPASRSPAGPVAVLLAAIPAGDALSFWLMGAGRPAYHGISMGDQRAAAALMFTGSVALGLAALGVGARAVRREHADQLLRERAEAGRA, encoded by the coding sequence ATGAGGCTGCGGGCGACATCGATGGTGGCCGGGCTGCTGGTGCTCGCCGTCGCGACCGTTCCGCCCGAGCGCATCGACGCAACGCGGCCGCTCGCGGTGCACATGGCGGAGCTCGTCGCGGTCGTCTACCTCGCGGCACCGCTCCTCGCCTGGCCGGCGCCATTTGCCGCGGGGCGGTGGACGGTCGCCGGTTTGGCGCTCGCCTGGGCCACGCTCACGGGCGCCCAGGTCATGATCCACGCGCCGGCGCTGCTGCACCTCGAGCTGCGGCACGGCCTGCTGCACGGGATCACGCAGGCGTGCCTGCTCCTGCTGGCCGTGACGTGCTGGTCGGGAGTGGTCGCGTGGCCCGCGTCACGGTCGCCGGCGGGGCCGGTCGCCGTGCTGCTGGCCGCCATCCCGGCCGGCGACGCCTTGTCGTTCTGGCTGATGGGCGCGGGCCGGCCCGCCTATCACGGCATCTCGATGGGCGACCAGCGTGCGGCGGCCGCGCTCATGTTCACCGGATCGGTGGCCCTGGGGCTGGCCGCGCTCGGCGTTGGCGCGCGCGCTGTGCGGCGCGAGCATGCCGACCAGCTGCTGCGCGAGCGCGCGGAGGCCGGCCGTGCGTGA
- a CDS encoding cbb3-type cytochrome c oxidase subunit I, which translates to MSAATPAPTADPRPAPGLVLSWLGATDHKRIATHLGWMCGVFLVTGGLVALTMRTELAQPGLQFLSRDRYNELYSLHGSTMIYFVMTPAALALGAYLVPLQVGAADLVAPRLNLFALWLMIGGGVLSYSSLFTTSGYPRDGWTEFLPMSNDTFSPGTGTDLWTAGVTAEAISSMILAGTILATVLLRRAPGMTMLRVPVFTWTMVATCFNVLFAFPALAGAMGLLFVARHTSIGVDPNTYLNLFWFYGHPVVYVMFFPFVGASLEVIATAAGRRMSGYGVFVVAILGFAATSMAVWGHHMFTTGQVTNEYFSVTSIALLIFAGVEYFDALMTMWGGALVLRTSTLFALGFFVQFLVGGLTGIYVASAPLDYHVNDTYFVVGHFHYTLFAGSLFGLFAGIYHWYPKATGRLLGEGLGKLHFWVLAIGTNLTFFPFFILGWDGMVRRVADYPRVANLADWNLVSTIGSYVVGVAMVVFAVNLLRSWMSGRPAGNDPWNGQTVEWWTTSPPPRHNFDSLPPIRSHAPLLDLREESPT; encoded by the coding sequence GTGAGCGCGGCCACGCCGGCCCCCACCGCGGATCCCCGGCCCGCTCCCGGGCTCGTCCTCTCCTGGCTCGGCGCGACCGACCACAAGCGGATCGCGACGCACCTCGGATGGATGTGCGGCGTCTTCCTGGTGACCGGAGGACTGGTCGCGCTGACCATGCGTACCGAGCTCGCGCAGCCGGGTCTCCAGTTCCTCTCGCGTGACCGCTACAACGAGCTGTACTCGCTCCACGGCTCGACGATGATCTACTTCGTCATGACGCCGGCGGCGCTGGCGCTCGGGGCGTACCTGGTGCCGCTCCAGGTCGGTGCCGCCGATCTGGTGGCGCCGCGGCTGAACCTGTTCGCCCTCTGGCTGATGATCGGCGGCGGCGTGCTGTCGTACTCGTCGCTGTTCACGACCAGCGGCTATCCCCGCGACGGGTGGACGGAGTTCCTGCCCATGTCCAACGACACGTTCTCGCCGGGCACCGGGACCGACCTCTGGACGGCGGGGGTGACCGCCGAGGCGATCAGCTCGATGATCCTCGCGGGAACCATCCTGGCGACCGTCCTCCTGCGACGCGCGCCCGGCATGACGATGCTGCGCGTGCCGGTGTTCACCTGGACGATGGTGGCGACGTGCTTCAACGTCCTGTTCGCCTTTCCGGCTCTGGCGGGCGCGATGGGCCTGCTGTTCGTCGCCCGCCACACCAGCATCGGGGTCGACCCGAACACCTACCTGAACCTGTTCTGGTTCTACGGGCACCCGGTCGTCTATGTGATGTTCTTTCCGTTCGTCGGCGCCTCGCTCGAGGTGATCGCCACGGCGGCCGGCCGGCGGATGTCGGGGTACGGCGTGTTCGTGGTCGCCATCCTCGGGTTCGCCGCGACGTCGATGGCCGTGTGGGGGCACCACATGTTCACGACCGGCCAGGTCACCAACGAGTACTTCTCCGTGACCAGCATTGCCCTCCTGATCTTCGCCGGGGTCGAGTACTTCGACGCGCTCATGACGATGTGGGGCGGCGCGCTGGTGCTGCGCACGTCCACCCTCTTCGCGCTCGGATTCTTCGTGCAGTTCCTGGTGGGCGGCCTGACCGGCATCTACGTCGCCAGCGCGCCGCTCGACTACCACGTCAACGACACGTACTTCGTCGTCGGCCACTTCCACTACACGCTGTTTGCGGGGAGCCTGTTCGGCCTCTTCGCGGGGATCTACCACTGGTATCCCAAGGCGACCGGCCGCCTGCTGGGCGAGGGCCTCGGGAAGCTGCACTTCTGGGTGCTCGCTATCGGGACGAACCTGACCTTCTTCCCGTTCTTCATCCTCGGGTGGGATGGCATGGTTCGCCGCGTCGCGGACTATCCTCGCGTCGCCAACCTGGCCGACTGGAACCTGGTGTCGACGATCGGGAGCTACGTGGTCGGCGTGGCGATGGTCGTGTTCGCCGTCAACCTCCTGCGTAGCTGGATGAGCGGCCGGCCGGCCGGGAACGACCCCTGGAACGGGCAGACGGTCGAGTGGTGGACGACTTCGCCGCCGCCGCGGCACAACTTCGACTCGCTGCCGCCGATCCGCTCGCACGCCCCGCTGCTTGACCTGCGCGAGGAGTCCCCGACGTGA
- a CDS encoding cytochrome c oxidase subunit II, which yields MSPHVPLVLAGDTARQYSTLLKPYVAVLAVAFVLVTAAYAVAVLRFRARPGRSATPTGKHHGMTAAYVAVLVVAAAGLAIGTIRTEDRVDAVSSHPALTVDVLAAQWRWTFTYPDGRQSRDLVVPAGQEIEFRLRSQDVIHSMFIPSSRFKRYAYPDRTNVFDLRFDRTGSFLGECAQFCGWNHAYMRFSVRVLAPSQFQTWQAGGAA from the coding sequence GTGTCCCCCCACGTCCCGCTGGTGCTGGCCGGCGACACGGCACGTCAGTACTCAACGCTGCTCAAGCCGTACGTCGCGGTGCTGGCCGTCGCTTTCGTGCTGGTGACGGCCGCCTACGCGGTGGCGGTGCTGCGCTTCCGCGCGCGACCCGGGCGCTCGGCGACACCGACCGGAAAGCACCACGGCATGACCGCTGCGTACGTCGCCGTCCTCGTCGTCGCCGCGGCCGGTCTCGCCATCGGCACGATCCGCACGGAGGACCGCGTCGACGCGGTCTCGTCGCACCCGGCCCTGACCGTCGACGTACTGGCCGCGCAGTGGCGCTGGACGTTCACGTATCCGGACGGCCGCCAATCGCGCGACCTGGTCGTTCCGGCGGGCCAGGAGATCGAGTTCCGGCTCCGCTCGCAGGACGTGATCCACTCGATGTTCATCCCGTCCTCGCGGTTCAAGCGCTACGCATACCCCGACCGCACGAACGTGTTCGACCTGCGCTTCGACCGGACCGGGTCGTTCCTGGGCGAGTGCGCCCAGTTCTGCGGGTGGAATCACGCCTACATGCGCTTCTCGGTGCGAGTGCTGGCGCCCTCGCAGTTCCAGACGTGGCAGGCGGGGGGCGCCGCGTGA
- a CDS encoding ChaB family protein: MPTRKEDLPGTLKRSPAKVQRTYAKTLDSAHEEYDSEERAHRTAFAAVKHVAEKKGDHWELKDRKGPSDEQSAQSGAAARKHPKPTAGGVDAAGASKQELYERARKLGVKGRSKMDKTQLGRAIARRNG; encoded by the coding sequence ATGCCGACACGCAAGGAAGACCTGCCGGGCACGCTCAAGCGTTCGCCGGCCAAGGTGCAGCGCACCTACGCCAAGACGCTCGACAGCGCGCACGAGGAGTACGACTCCGAGGAGCGCGCCCATCGCACCGCCTTCGCCGCCGTCAAGCACGTCGCGGAGAAGAAGGGCGACCACTGGGAGCTGAAGGATCGGAAGGGACCGTCCGACGAGCAGAGCGCCCAGTCGGGCGCCGCCGCCCGGAAGCATCCCAAGCCCACCGCCGGCGGCGTCGACGCGGCCGGGGCGAGCAAGCAGGAGCTCTACGAGCGCGCCCGGAAGCTCGGCGTGAAGGGCCGCTCGAAGATGGACAAGACCCAGCTCGGCCGCGCCATCGCCCGCCGCAACGGCTAG
- a CDS encoding YetF domain-containing protein: MDLVLRCLVLFPLVLILIRVINRRELTSMEPFDVVLLVVVGDLLQQGITQNDFSVTGAAIVVTTITLLSAGTAYVNWRFPGLRRALEGEPVILLEGGRPIERNLRRQRITFAELEAQARQQDIPNLERVAYAVLETNGKISFLTRPS; this comes from the coding sequence ATGGATCTCGTCCTTCGCTGCCTCGTGCTGTTCCCGCTGGTGCTGATCCTGATCCGCGTGATCAACCGGCGTGAGCTGACGTCGATGGAGCCCTTCGACGTGGTGCTGCTCGTCGTGGTGGGCGACCTCCTGCAGCAGGGGATCACGCAGAACGACTTCTCGGTGACGGGCGCGGCGATCGTCGTCACGACCATCACCCTGCTGTCCGCCGGCACGGCGTACGTCAACTGGCGGTTTCCGGGGCTGCGCAGGGCGCTCGAGGGCGAGCCGGTGATCCTGCTCGAGGGCGGGCGGCCGATCGAGCGCAACCTGCGCCGCCAGCGGATCACGTTCGCGGAGCTCGAGGCGCAGGCCCGACAGCAGGACATCCCCAACCTCGAGCGCGTGGCGTATGCGGTGCTCGAGACGAACGGCAAGATCAGCTTTCTGACGCGGCCGTCGTGA